tcaaaaagaatgtgtgtgatagtctccttggcacaatcttggacaatgaaaaatctaaggacaccactaatgcaagatatgatttgaagaagatgggagtaagggaatcgttgtggatttatgaagatgataatggaaaGTTGATGAAACCACATGCTCCTTACACATTAACTCCTGCTTCGAGACAACAATTTTGTaaatttattaaagaagtgaaatttccatatggcttttgttcaaattatAAGAAAAAAGTAATCGAGAATGAAACAAATATTATTGGGTTGAAATCGCATGACTGTCATgttataatgcaacgattactgtcagtgggtgttcgcaagtttctcccaAAAGATATATCGACCACCATTTCTTAACTATGCAATTTTTTCAAGCAAGTATGTTTGAGGACtataaatgttaaagatatggaggaagcacaaaaggACAATATtctgatattgtgcaagatggagttgatttttcctcttgctttttttgatataatgattcatttggtctTACATTTTTCGGAAGAAGAGATTTTGGGTGGACcagtatttatgaggtggatgtaccCTTCTGAAaagtacatgaaaaaattgaagaactacgtgggacataaagctcgtcctgaagggttGATAGCTGAAGGATGTGTTGCAaatgaggctttgacattttgttcgatgTATTTCAAACAGGTTGAAACAAAATTTAACCATCTTGATCACCATGAAGATGAGGTGTATGTCCCACGACACATTTctgtgtttcaatctcaatgtcgtcctcgGACAAAGGGAACTCTCAAACTGAAATAACCAGATGGTGATCATAATATTTTACACAAGAAAATTTTTCACTCGTGGTTTCAGAAGAAGGTAAAAATGAGAGTATTTTTAAACTTTCATTTTTGTGATGATATTTTTGTCATTCTAAtataggtttattaatttatttagatatatgacttacACAAGCTTGGATCTTTAGAGAATGGTTATGAGTTGCTAGCTTTACCATCTGAGTCAGATCACTTGGAAACCTACTACGAAGGTTGTATAGTGAACGGTGTTCAATTTATCGTATACGAccgaatagtggagtgtctgttgccggaatagaaggttttaactattatggcacACTTCAAGAAGTACTGATgttatctttcactggtgcatattcagtggcattgtttcggtgcaaatggtttacACTAATCCAAGCAGGAAGAAAACaatcactgaaaataatatcactagtATAAACGTCAGTGGcaaatggtacaaagatgagccatatatacttgctagccaagctaagcaaatattctatctcgatgatctacttagaggttGACACTAgaaaattgttgaggatgtcaatcATCGTCAAATTTGAGACATCAAGGATGACGAAGCTGATGTTggtgttgatgttgtacatgacacaagctcatcaaattttgtgttgaccgtGGATCTCGGTCAGTTGGTTATGGAATCTCATCAACCTGCAACATATATTGGTACTATACAAAATTTTCCTACTGATCAATTGGATGATAATTTCATAAATGACGACTTAGGCGAAGAAGAAGTCGATGAAGAAGATTAATTGCTAGTTGATCTTTGTGAAGATGGTGTTAATCATGTGTCTCTGGTTGATGTCaatttaattaatgatgaaagtGATGGTGATTATTCTacatagtttttatatttttgtaataaagacaatcatttaaaatataatagataAGACTTGTAATCATTTTGTTCATTTCCATTGGTGATATTTGATACTAACTAATAACTTTTGTTCTTAAGTACAATGTCAGCTGCTATAGCCACCTCTCAcggtggagatggtggtggtctagacccgccagatcctagtAAAGTACCCTCttcctgcgagtcaggttaataatAATTTCCAAATTTTGTTCATAGCTTGAAATTCAAGCTCTCCAAGTCACCATGTTGTTTCCAagacattacttggattttgctAATGTACCTCAACAATTTAAGGATCAAGTCATACAAAAGATGAAGGTAAAAAAATTAGAACAAGTCTTATGgtctaaattttttattataatcatttacaaactaaactaacgtgttatttttttaatgtaacatttttataatgttgatggtcatccagaacccgagagagttatgaaaacaatacacagagatgcgcaaaagatattctgagagaaagaacattagacatactcacttcaaaaaatattactctaaGCCAGAAGATTTGGAGAGTGCCATCATTGCCCCACCGGACCATTGCACCAAGGAGAGTTGGAAAGATATTGTTCAGTTTTTTTTTAGCCCAAAATTTATTGCGCGatccaaccaaaacaagaaaaacataaaagaaatgaagtatacatcgacgcaaggcacaaaatcaTTGGCAGCTAAGCAtcaccaatttgtaagtaaaaatattaatttaatttaacaaaattataCATTCTAACACACTATCTCTACATATGTATAGGCGAACCCTGATGAACATGTTATTGATACTTGGAAAGATAGCCATTTAAGAAAATCAACAAAAGTTTTTGTCAACGATGCAGCTCGAGaaacttttgtgttattattttcataAAACTATGTTACTGTtgtgtttctaacactttttatgaACATGAAAAAATGACGGAAGAGCTTGAGAGGGCACGGCTTCAAAGCCAGTCTCAAGGACCGACGGAGGGATCTGAAACTGGATCTGGTACTGATTCCTCATCGATTGATTAGTACGAGATTATGAGTAAATTACTTGGGGAGAGGTCTGACTttcaaagaggagtgggttacagcaaagggaaagggaaaaaatCAGCTTCCAGCTCCACAAGTCAAATTCAGACACAAACCCAACCTACTCATACGCCTCAAGAAGACATGGCTACTATAGAGGAGATGATGAAGTCAATGCGTGAAGAGCTCCGGATGTTGAGATCTCAACAAGGTGCATCTGGTAACCCTCAGCATACCGGTTCACAAATTGAGATGCGGTTTGACAGCCTTCTGCAACGGTAATTACCGTCACAACTTgaaggtggtatatcttctcaaagtccaTCTCCTTGGTCGATGCTACAACAACGACAACATTTTCATCCACCTCAACAGAATTCTCCTAACATGTATGGAGGTACATCACAACAATTTCAGTACATGTATGGACGCTCCTCCCAGTCCCCTCCTCTTTATTACCCTGACGTCCCTGCAGGATCTCAGACGTCACATCCTAGGCATCGTGACTTTGGGGATTCATCGCAGCAGCACCAACAGAGAtatggtcaatttgtgagttTGTCGTAGTAGCAGCAGAGGTATGATCAGTTTGAGAGTTTATTACATCAGTCTCCCTCGGAacggccacatactctaccatcTTCGCAGCAGTGTCCACAATCTTATTACCCTTCACCACCAGCACCACAATTTGCTTCACCACCATTGCTGAGCCCTAACATTGGTGAAGATATCGACCTGAATGTTAATGAATATTTCTCGTCTGGTTGGCTCGATCCAAACAATAATacttagtttattttttttattaaattaagacaattgatattttattatgtttattttatgattagtttacatataattaaatcaagacaattgatatttttattatgttaattttatgattagtttatatgtaatttagtctgatgaatattaattgtgttattaataattaattttaatttatgttaaatttattatctttaaataagtattatatatttatttattattaaataaaatcaaatgaattattatattttaatatttttataaaaatattattaaataattaccggcggattaataggGGCAGAACCCGCTAGTATTAAATGGGTCAAACACGATGTTGACTATTTTTTAAACCGGCGGATTCCCCCCCTAATAATCTGCCAGTATTAGTATATTATCAGTGGGGTGTCAGTGTGCCGGTAATAACCATAATCACCGACCGAATGTTACTGGCGGAATCTATTGTTATTACCGGCGGAATCCTCTGCCAGTAATAATATGTTTTGTTGTAGTGAGAAAAACACAACAAAGGCATAATCATATCGTAAGACTCATACAACATTATATCCATACATCgtcatacatcatacttaacGTCATCATCCTACATCATACATAAACgttatcatcatacatcatacataaacgtcatcatcatacctcatacatcattatcatgcatcatatatcattaacatattcaaacatcatcatcacatccttgtgaacatggtcCCCTCTCTTGTttatgtcacatcttgaggtaaacaggaggctctagtccttgaataacctcggtgcgtccgccctatgagttacgtcataccttagtaacttgAGTTACatcttatatccttagtaacccatttgttgtgtcacattcaacatgctaacaaccattcactttttcatacagcatacaaaacacatgcaatcgagtcatatcaacacaaaggaaatacatgattcatcaaattcatcacatcatctcaaaatagaatttcatacttcatatcacatggtacTTCACCATACATAGCATATATCCtcatacaaaccaatcttaccgtttcatagcataaataaaagAATCagtctaacttccttacctcagatccgagcaaagcaaaaatggaacaaacttcacaacgagcctataatcataatcaaatattattctttagcatcacatgagatttctcgtgcccaacacatataccccatgtgtgcacgggccatgcacacatggtgcaaattatacataatttccaaacatacacatttttcatatagaatcacaaaagaataatgcaaattgtacctattatccatgcatggtttccaagtaaaaattatatggttgaataatatgcatatatttgaacgtaaaagtgcatttgcatgcgacatgcatacgtgggagcgttgttaaaaagtgatattaaaaacaataattcctacatgcttatttctaactttttcaaataaaaatttagtAACATGATTTCTTcaccattatttattttcttaaatcccTAAGTTGGATTTAACcacttaaaaataatttatttaatcttCTTCTCAGtttttcataaaataataattcaatatattattttaaattgcatagaaaaataacaaaacttgaaaTTATTTAGAAGTACTTATAGATttcatgtttcctttagaaaaataacattttctttaaattaacaaaattacaagatttggtgtgataaaatatttatttaagtgtgggaaaaatataatttcacttgtcttatttaagacttaatttatgtagtgtaaacTCATATatgttaaacaaaataattatttttaacttaTTAATCTAAACTTTCAACAACTacttattttgtttaaaagtcacaagtgaatttaaacccaacattttcttattaaaaaaaataaggaaaaatcacacttattaaaaatgtgaaaattcatggttacattaaaaaaaaaatcattttaatatatacatagtttagggtattaactTATTTAAATAAACACACATTATTTCTCTCATTCAAAAGATATTTCTCATTTTCACCCAAAACTTCCAGCAACAAATTAatcactcaaaaatcataaacttggaattaaaatttatattttcttcataaaatataaaaaaaaaatgtaggtattaatttgagtaaaaatatcattttaatgtgaaTTGAAATACTCTTTCAATTATTTAAAATCAACATAGCATTTTAAATTCATGTGCATAGTTGTATGATGTAGAATGGGGCTAAAGATTCATGTGCATAGTTGCATTTTAAATTCATGTGCATGTGCATAGTTGTATCACTACTAacccaagaaaacataataacaatgGGGCTAAAGATTCATTACCtatcttgattgtagaatcaagaacacacaaAGTGACCAACATCCAAAACTATAACCatcccttgttcaagcctagggtctCGAAACTCacatgaagagaagaagaaaaccaacaacaacaataaaaaacacTTGTCAAAACACAAGAATCAAAAGAAAGAGTCTAGAAACCACAAGTATAAGGAGACATACGCTAGGATTGAgctttttcctcttctttttctcctccttcttctctttctctctctaagtcgctcactctctctccttctctcactAGGCCGACGGCAccaagagcataatgctctcttctcttttctttccttccttttaatCTAGCCTAGCCACACTAGTCCTAATGGGAATGGTTAAGTTTCCTCTTTCTAATTTTCCATTAATTTtgtttattctaatttcttaaatAAAGGGTTTTTTTCAATTAAACTAAAAGAAGAAAATACCAATTTATCTAGCCATCATCAATTTGCATCATCAAATTGCCACATAAAATAGGAAAACAATTTCTTCCCTTTCCCACTATGTCACACGCCCATATCCCTTTCtctcttctttattttatttatttttctttattttgaattaaataaaataattctaaCAAATGGAATTAAAGGTGTGTAGAAAATTTCTACTGCATGTACATCATACAactatgcacatgcacacacttaattattaaggtgcatcactacttaccatgcaccttggcACATTCAATCAAAGTTCATTTTATtcataaaataaagtaataaataaataaaacaattaacaattaaatatacACTATTTCtaacaaaaaattcaaacaattaaataaaataattcataacacttaacaattaaataaaacaaagcacaaaattattaaactaaaaaaaaaattgtgtgctacaatataccctccttaaaaggaatttcgtcctgaaccaaataactcagggtatctttctctcatatcttcctccaactcccatgttgcttctcgtttcgtactattcttccacaggaccttaactaatggaatcatTTTGGATCTCAgctccttgattcccttttcaataacaCGCTCTGGCTGTTCATCGTAACTCAGTTGCTACTTCAGTTGTAACGGCTCGTAACTAAAACCGtgagagggatctgacacgtACTTACACAACATCGAGATGGGAAAGACATTATGTGTTTCGGCTAGTGTTGGGGGCAGTTCTAAACGGTACGCAACCTaccctactctgtccaaaatcttaaatggacctatatatcttaGGCTCAAgttccctttcttcccaaaatgcataacacctttcatcggcgagactctcaagaacacaaactcgcccactgaaaactcgatgtccatTCTCTTAAGTTCCGtgtaactcttttgcctactttgcgcggtaagcatcctttggcgaattttCTTGAttgcctcactggcttccctaactgcctcggggcctaaaatctgtttctccccaacctcatcccagtgcaaaggagatctacacttgcacccataaagcatctcatagggagccatcccaatagtggattgataactattattataggagaactccattagggataggtatcggttccaagactcagaaaagtccaaagcacaacatctcaacatgtcctctagaatttgtatagttctctcaaactgtccatcggTCTGGGGATGGAACACAGTACTAAACTTTAACCTTGTTCCCATAGCGTTCTgtaatcccttccaaaagttcAATGTGAACACTGTCCCTCGATAAAAAATTATTGACTTTGGAACCCcgtgaagtctcactatctcactcacATATAATTCTGCATATTGGTCCGTCGAGTAGGTAGTCttaactggtagaaaatgggcggacttaatgagcctatccactattacccaagcagaatcatgctgctttgtGGACCTGGGTagtcctaccacaaaatccattgatatatcctcccatttccattccagAATGTAAAGCAGTTGAAGTAACCCTACTGGCCTTTGGTGCTCTGCCTTGACTTGCTGGCATTTCAAGCATCTGACAATACACTCAGcaatatccctcttcattccaggccaccaatacaatgccttaaggtcttggtacatcttcgtcgaccctgggtgtaaggaataggatgttgtatgcgcctctttcagaatactttccttaatctcataATTGttaggcacacaaatcctatccttataTTGCAGCAATCCACTGTTGGACATCATGAAGTCACTGCTACCACTTTCATGTACCAAAGTCTCTTGCTTATCAGAGCTTCATCCACTTTCTGTCCTCTAATTTGTTCTGGTAAGGAGGATTGAAACGCAAGGTTCGCTAGGCCTCCTGTCACAAATTTGATGCCGGCGTTTATAATCTCCTTCTGGAGAGGCCCCTCTATTGTGCTCAgtgctgagacactcccatgtccccgcctactcaatccatctgcaaccacattggccttgcctgggtggtatagaatttcacaatcgtagtctttcactagttccaaccaccttcgctgtctcatattcagttctttctgagtgaagaagtattttttACTTTTGTAGTCAGTGTAGATTTTGCACTTATCCCcatataggtgatgtctccatatctttagtgcgaacaccactgctgccaactcaagaTCATGTGTGggggataccgttgctcatagtCCTTGAGTTGCCTGGAAGCATAAGAGACCACCTTCCCATCctacatcaacacacaccctaagtcgttctttgatgcatcacaatataccacaaacttcccgcCCTCTGAgtgaacacaaaggataggcgcagagatcaacttatccttcatagtcTGAAATTTTTCTTCGCATTTCTCGATCCATACAAACTTCTAATGTTTGCGGGTCAAGTTGGTCAAGGGTATGGCGATCTTTgaaaaaccctcgacaaacttctgATAATAACCCGCTaatcctaagaagcttcgaacctctgaggcattcttcgactagggccagtctctaatggcctcgatctttaaCGGATCTACTGCTatcccattcttggacactatatgccctaggaaagttacttattccagccaaaactcacacttagagaacttagcatataactaatgttctcgtagtctttttaggggtcaacctcaaatgctcctcatgctcctccttggtcttcgagtagataaggatatcgtctatgaacactactacaaattttccaaatagtccttaaataccctattcatcatgtccatgaatgctactagggcattagtgagtccaaaagacatctctaggaactcatagtgcccgtagcgagttctgaaagccatctttggaatgtctccctcctttactttcaactgatggtacccggattgcagatcaatctttgagaatactacTGCCTCTTGTAGTTGATAAAAAAGATCATCTATCCTAGGAAAAGGATATtttttcttaatggtgaccttattgagttctcggtaatcgatgcacattatcatgctcccgtccttctttttcacaaataggactggtgccccccatggcgaatgactaggtcttatgaaccctttaTCCAACAATTCATGTAGCTAGttcttgagttccttcaactctgtagGTGCCATttgatagggtgctttagagatcggtGTTGTTCCTGGTGAAAGTTCGATCATGAATTTGATTTCTCTATCCGGGGGTAATactggtaattcctcgggaaacacttCCGGAAACTCACAGATGATATGAACATTCTCTAGTTTCAACTCTGTCTCCATGGATTTATCCACCATACTAGCCAGAAATGCGGAACagccatgttgcatcatatttcgTGCTTCCAGTGCCGATATTATGGGTGTACGAAAAGCCACTACTTCTCCTTTAAAAGAAAAGAGCCCTCCTTCTTCCGGTCTGAATTCCATAGTCTTTTTCTGACAGTCAATTTTCgctccatgtttggataaccaatcaaTGCCAAGCATGGCATCATAGTATGGTATATTTAGTTCTATAAGGTCTATCGGACACTCCCTGCCCTCTATCGTTATAGGTGCAgactgtaaccacctagttgacaacatcatgtctcccAACGGTATcattgtactaaaactatgctcaaactgtttataaggcatacccaacttatcaatcatattcatggaATGTAAGAGTGAGTTGCTCCAGAATCAATAAGAACTTTACACATCATACCAgaaatagggagctgacctgtgactacggTGTTACTGTTGGCTGCTTCATTCTGGATTAAGGCAAAAACTCGTGTTGGCACTAGATTGTTGTTACTATTATGTCCCGctttccattgtgggcaatccttTCTCAAAAGTCCTGCCTGACCGCACTTGAAACATTTTTTGGTGTCGCCCTGGCATTCTCCCATATGTCGTTTCGAGCATTTAGGACAGCTGGGGTGCTCTACTCTGTTGCTTTGGTGATTCCCATGGTTCTAATCATTATAGCGATTGTTGCGGTTGTTAGGGTGGTTCTGAGTGTTGTGACTGCTGTTATTTGTGGCAAGGGTCTAGGTCTCTTGTTAGTGCCACTATTCTGCCCTTCATTAGCTTTCCTCTTATTGCCCTCATTGAATCCCTTGTGTCGGTGGGCTTCCATTTTGGAAGCATTGTCCTTCCATATTCGATCCTCCAAGTATTCTACTTCGACTGCCTTATCTAGTACTTCCGCATAACTGACCACCTCAGCATTGGTCATCTTAATGTCACTAGAAATCATTGGCTTGAGTCCCCTCATGAACCTTTGGACTTGCAGAGCTTCAGTTGGTACAACTTCAAAAGCAAATTTAGCCAACCTATTGAACTTCTGCGCATAGTCAGTGACAGATAGGTTTCCCTGAACCAAAGTCACGAACTCATCTACTTTGGTTGCTAACACGACTGCACTGTAATAATTTTTGCTAAATTCTTGAACGAAGTttgcccaagtcatggtattcagGTCACGAGTCTGTTtaaccacatcccaccatatctATGCATCCAACTTGAGTAAGTGGGTTTCACATGAGATCCTCTGGAAATCATTTAACTCCATATGATCGAAGATGGCCTCAACTGATCTTAACAAACCCCTTACCACTATGGAATCAACTTTCCCTTCAAAGGTCGGTGGGGCTTGCTTTCTGAAACGCTCATAAATTGGCTCAAACCCATAAGTCGtaggtagtggtgcaggtggtggtgttgGAAGCTGAGGCTGCCCCACTGGTACTTAAGGCacttagggaatttggggcactTTCCCAGCATGTGTTAATTCCTCATCTCTTAGCCTTAGTTGTTCCCTCAACCTTGCTACCTCTGTGGCCAGATCCACATTTGGTGCAGCTGGGGCTACTGGTTGGACTGATAGCATTCCTAATTCAGGAGTTGTCATGGACTTAGATcttgtggagacaccctttcctcggcctcctcctcttcctcttgttGACATTATGAGACTCTAAGAcaccaaaagaaaatcataagggAGGATAATTGcataatggtttgatagatattCATGAAAATCATACATTTCAAATCCTAGATTTTGCAAGAGGAAAAATATTAAACCATATCATTCAAAGTgtgttcaaaattattcaaaaaatttcaaacaaCTCATAAAGTGTTAAATAACCAAAAACATAAGTCCCTAGGGTTCTTTAAAAAGTCCCATTTTATTCATTAACATTTCATTGAACGATCTATGTGAAggactctagtcctcaactgTGAACTCATCCCTAGAGCTGTAGTCGAAGACGTCGTCTGAGATGTGGAAGTAGTCAGGAGCACTCTCCATTGCCCTCATCCTAGCGCTCACTTGTGGTATGTCTTGAAATACCTCTTGACATGCCATAGTTTGATTAAGCATTTTTGACGCTTGagaaagagctagtttcttgtgagagcttaagtttctagaattatttagtgattttccttgaggcgaaatcctagacaacacAACACCgatgacatgatttaggccatctttggatcgtttgagcctttgaagcctaccttgTATGCATTTTCCTCACTAGTCACCCCATTAAGCTTAAgtgtcatttttctttcttagccactcattagcctACCTTTATATATATTCTCATCTCTTTTCACCACACActtttagcaccttgatctttataggatttatttgttATGCATTTTGGGGGGTTTTGTGAGTGAGTGGATGAGACAATTGGGTGAGCATTTTCCTTTTCTCcttttgcttgttttcaccattggggacaatgttgattttaagtttggggggggggggagtgTGTGTTCTAAATTTTCTTGTACTCTTGCCATTTAGTTgtttattttcataaaaaaaaaataaagaatccaaaaagaaaaaaaaataagagtacactcccttgcatcaaagcatctaaaaaaaaagaagaaaaaaatcagaaaagaaaaagaaaaaaaaaagtaagtatGTTTGtgaataagtttgggggtgtagtCTTCAAATAAAGGATTTTTTAgtttttgtctttgtatgttagtaataaaggctagtggcaagatttatattgtgttgtggggtcttctttgggggaaattaatgtgtgcatttatgaatttaggtcctagaaagattgaggtgtttagggtgatttgagccaaaaatttatctctcttatcctacctttaccctagcctatcattacaagcttgataaagtcctattgatctttggtgtggtgtttgtctacattagtggagagggaatcactaagtaacttatggagacattatttaagcttgaggaccaaggtctagcttgatttttggtgattgaaattgTTAGGAAAAACTATGCGtgcactaaagggtgaaacacttgattcatattttggCAGCAACATTCATGCTTGAAGAAATTGGTTTAAAGcttgtgaaagattgaaattcagcttctctttttcaaaaaaataaaatttcccgAGAGCCTTTCCCTTTTTACCATTGGAATAGCAAAGTTTGTCCATTGTTGTGGTGTTTTGTCTTTGTGTTTTCTTGtcttttgttgtttagtttgtgtcttttgttagttgtttttgtttttagagtcatcactcgaggacgagtaatgttctaagtttgggggtgtgataactcttgaataaagagttatttcatgtgcttttgaacttataattgtgaaaaaaatcgtgggtgatgttagtttatttttagttttcGTAGCTA
The genomic region above belongs to Humulus lupulus chromosome 1, drHumLupu1.1, whole genome shotgun sequence and contains:
- the LOC133816256 gene encoding uncharacterized protein LOC133816256, coding for MIPLGDMMLSTRWLQSAPITIEGRECPIDLIELNIPYYDAMLGIDWLSKHGAKIDCQKKTMEFRPEEGGLFSFKGEVVAFRTPIISALEARNMMQHGCSAFLASMVDKSMETELKLENVHIICEFPEVFPEELPVLPPDREIKFMIELSPGTTPISKAPYQMAPTELKELKN